In Vanessa atalanta chromosome 19, ilVanAtal1.2, whole genome shotgun sequence, one DNA window encodes the following:
- the LOC125071477 gene encoding cytochrome c oxidase subunit 5B, mitochondrial-like: MNNMMFLLRSLKFMRHNGSRMYGAFHDTLDQLTGIEKRELLAHLAGDCDPFRMLSIKKGLGTWECPNLIPSAFCKRLVGCVCYPETNHIEYIWLHQGVPKRCGCGYWFVLCPIAPL; the protein is encoded by the exons atgaata ATATGATGTTTTTGTTGCGGTCCTTAAAATTTATGCGGCACAATGGAAGCAGGATGTATGGAGCTTTTCACGATACTTTAGACCAACTAACTGGAATTGAAAAAAGAGAACTCTTAGCTCATCTTGCTGGCGATTGTGACCCTTTCCGTATGCTGAGTATCAAGaaag GTCTAGGTACCTGGGAATGCCCTAATCTCATACCAAGTGCATTCTGCAAGCGGCTCGTGGGATGCGTTTGTTACCCCGAGACAAaccatattgaatatatatggCTACATCAGGGCGTGCCAAAGCGCTGTGGCTGCGGTTATTGGTTCGTGTTGTGTCCCATTGCACCActgtaa
- the LOC125071571 gene encoding larval cuticle protein A2B-like, whose amino-acid sequence MLQVLVYSFVVNGILSIIVTDPPPTSTEYNYWYDIVDPSTGDAKSLHEFRQGDVVKGSYSVIDPDGTKRIVDYTADSKNGFKAIVRNEPFTSNQLQNKRHMNYNPNNVHNFGGNGYIYPVPYLKKMVSPKFSLNRFVQNDQTTYFTPGNGTSSERLNFNQGEYFMPNYMHN is encoded by the exons ATGCTTCag gtCCTGGTATATTCTTTTGTAGTAAATGGAATTTTAAGCATAATAGTTACAGACCCCCCACCAACGAGCACAGAGTACAACTACTGGTACGACATAGTTGATCCCTCTACCGGTGACGCCAAAAGTCTTCACGAATTTAGACAAGGTGACGTTGTTAAAGGTTCGTATTCCGTTATAGATCCTGATGGAACAAAACGGATTGTTGACTACACCGCTGATTCTAAAAACGGATTTAAAGCGATTGTTCGTAATGAACCCTTTACTTCGAACCAACTGCAGAACAAGCGGCATATGAATTATAATCcaaataatgtacataattttgGTGGGAATGGTTACATATATCCTGttccgtatttaaaaaaaatggtatccCCAAAATTTTCATTGAATCGATTTGTTCAAAATGATCAAACGACTTATTTTACTCCTGGCAATGGTACGTCATCTGAACGTCTCAACTTTAACCAGGGAGAATATTTTATGCCAAATTATatgcataattaa
- the LOC125071380 gene encoding larval cuticle protein A2B-like, which produces MQVLILVAALVSSAYAGLLAPSPIGYVRPYGLAAPLAVARPALAPYAVAKVAAPVEDYDPNPQYSYAYDIQDALTGDSKSQHETRSGDVVQGFYSLVDPDGTRRIVEYTADPHNGFNAVVHKQPLGGVVKGVAPLAAFH; this is translated from the exons ATGCAGGTTCTTATTTTAGTAGCGGCATTAGTATCTAGCGCGTACGCTGGTCTTCTAGCGCCCTCGCCAATAGGCTACGTTAGACCGTACGGATTGGCTGCCCCTCTAGCAGTTGCACGGCCAGCATTAGCTCCGTATGCTGTGGCTAAGGTGGCTGCACCGGTTGAGGATTATGACCCTAATCCTCAGTATTCCTACGCGTATGACATACAGGATGCTCTGACTG gtGATTCGAAAAGTCAGCATGAAACACGTTCCGGTGACGTGGTCCAAGGTTTTTATTCTCTCGTCGATCCTGATGGCACCCGTCGTATTGTCGAGTACACCGCTGACCCGCACAATGGTTTCAACGCGGTCGTTCACAAGCAACCCCTTGGGGGAGTGGTGAAAGGTGTGGCACCTCTAGCTGCTTTTCACTAA
- the LOC125071489 gene encoding cysteine-rich hydrophobic domain-containing protein 2, with the protein MADFDAIYPDETEPEENIEETHVTLVPDPIVVRGAGNMTVFGLSNRFNGEFPSGLQSRVAPEEYQATVARINSVLKKTLPVNVKWLFCGCVCCCCTLGCSLWPVICLSKRTQHSLNKLLEWENSRLYNKLGLRWRLTKQHCDSSSMMEYVLLIEFIPKIPIYRPD; encoded by the exons atggcAGACTTTGATGCTATATATCCAGATGAGACAGAGCCCGAGGAAAATATAGAAGAGACTCATGTGACATTAGTGCCTGACCCTATCGTCGTCCGAGGAGCTGGTAACATGACAGT GTTTGGCTTGAGCAACCGATTCAACGGGGAATTTCCTTCTGGGCTGCAGTCACGTGTAGCACCGGAAGAGTACCAAGCGACAGTAGCCCGTATAAATAGTGTACTGAAGAAAACATTACCTGTAAATGTCAAGTGGCTTTTCTGTGGCTGTGTCTGTTGCTGCTGTACACTAGGATGCTCTCTTTGGCCTGTAATTTGTCTGAGTAAACGG ACGCAACATTCACTGAACAAACTTCTGGAATGGGAAAATAGTCGTCTATATAATAAACTGGGCCTCCGCTGGCGTCTCACGAAACAACATTGCGACTCATCCTCTATGATGGAATATGTGCTTCTAATAGAATTTATACCCAAAATTCCAATATACAGGCCGGATTAA
- the LOC125071239 gene encoding abl interactor 1 isoform X3, producing MKGPARPAPAVPNIAVNRYSPVTNWNDHPFGADVFEPVPCTQKKKPPPRPPPPSVSKQPDISAKPTHFIRRPTVLSTLLSRKGKNTVNNPSANNQHNSFTNFNSEVDTTKIFPKCDKANVQTGTLIDLSSPPSSPTFTTRSSSDGVSVDSFGSDATTSTNHHNALSGGNASQAESGFEDDFDLFLHSRKPLNKEDTLDDFSTLDPFSAPLVNKPPPVNKSLFYSDSFDTLSNASSQYSVSQLKGPTIIRAKPARPKPPDNSALLKSTFGSSFQMTSMNINTTTPIQKISNGFVGNVDTKQLNWDHEESPEREPTPPMPTIPPPPPPPIIDDDLPVVWPEDIQVLDSPEVSDEEEEPYAIALFDYFTDHQEDLCFSANSKITLIRRVNDEWLYGRLRGGSEGLFPSNYVEIKVPLSNDMPSNIGEAIALYDFDPVQSGDLRFNVGDKITILSKISEEWFFGDCNGIQGQFPANYVQMC from the exons ATGAAGGGCCCTGCAAGACCAGCTCCTGCTGTACCAAATATTGCAGTAAACAGGTATTCACCTGTAACAAATTGGAATGATCATCCCTTTGGTGCAGATGTATTTGAACCAGTTCCATGTACTCAAAAGAAGAAGCCTCCACCACGACCACCACCGCCAAGTGTATCAAAACAGCCAGACATCTCAGCTAAACCTACACACTTTATTCGTAGACCAACAGTCCTTTCAACACTTTTGTCTCGAAAAGGTAAAAATACAGTGAATAATCCCAGTGCAAACAACCAACATAAcagttttacaaattttaatagtgaagtggacactacaaaaatatttcccAAATGTGATAAGGCAAATGTGCAAACGGGGACACTGATAGACCTTTCATCACCACCCAGCTCACCTACTTTTACAACAAGGTCTAGCAGTGATGGTGTAAGTGTAGACAGTTTCGGATCAGATGCTACAACATCAACAAATCATCACAATGCGCTTAGTGGTGGAAATGCCTCTCAAGCTGAAAGTGGTTTTGAAGATGACTTTGATCTGTTCCTGCATTCTAGAAAACCATTGAATAAAGAGGATACACTGGATGATTTTTCGACTTTAGATCCATTTTCGGCTCCACTTGTTAATAAACCTCCACCagtaaataagtcattattttattctgaTTCTTTTGATACTTTAAGCAATGCTAGCAGCCAATACTCAGTTTCACAATTGAAAGGACCCACAATAATTCGTGCTAAGCCGGCAAGACCAAAGCCACCAGATAATTCAGCTTTATTGAAAAGTACATTTGGAAGTAGTTTTCAAATGACCTCAATGAATATAAACACCACAACTCCAATTCAAAAAATTAGCAATGGCTTTGTGGGTAATGTG GACACGAAGCAATTAAATTGGGACCATGAAGAATCTCCAGAAAGAGAACCCACTCCCCCCATGCCAACTATTCCTCCACCCCCACCTCCACCGATCATCGATGATGATTTACCAGTAGTGTGGCCGGAAGACATTCAGGTACTGGATTCACCTGAAGTATCTGATGAGGAAGAAGAACCTTACGCTATTGCGCTGTTCGATTACTTCACCGACCACCAAgaagatttatgtttttct gcAAACTCAAAGATAACTCTAATAAGACGAGTGAACGACGAATGGTTGTACGGACGATTGCGCGGTGGTTCCGAAGGTTTGTTCCCGTCCAATTATGTAGAGATCAAGGTTCCGCTGTCAAACGATATGCCATCGAACATCGGTGAAGCGATAGCCCTATACGACTTCGATCCAGTGCAATCAGGCGATCTTAGGTTTAATGTAGGCGATAAAATCACGATCCTCTCGAAAATAAGCGAAGAATGGTTTTTCGGCGACTGCAACGGCATACAGGGACAGTTTCCCGCCAACTACGTCCAAATGTGTTAG
- the LOC125071239 gene encoding abl interactor 1 isoform X1 — MWFTISCEQRQYRMKGPARPAPAVPNIAVNRYSPVTNWNDHPFGADVFEPVPCTQKKKPPPRPPPPSVSKQPDISAKPTHFIRRPTVLSTLLSRKGKNTVNNPSANNQHNSFTNFNSEVDTTKIFPKCDKANVQTGTLIDLSSPPSSPTFTTRSSSDGVSVDSFGSDATTSTNHHNALSGGNASQAESGFEDDFDLFLHSRKPLNKEDTLDDFSTLDPFSAPLVNKPPPVNKSLFYSDSFDTLSNASSQYSVSQLKGPTIIRAKPARPKPPDNSALLKSTFGSSFQMTSMNINTTTPIQKISNGFVGNVDTKQLNWDHEESPEREPTPPMPTIPPPPPPPIIDDDLPVVWPEDIQVLDSPEVSDEEEEPYAIALFDYFTDHQEDLCFSANSKITLIRRVNDEWLYGRLRGGSEGLFPSNYVEIKVPLSNDMPSNIGEAIALYDFDPVQSGDLRFNVGDKITILSKISEEWFFGDCNGIQGQFPANYVQMC, encoded by the exons ATGTGGTTCACTATCAGCTGTGAGCAGCGACAGTATC GTATGAAGGGCCCTGCAAGACCAGCTCCTGCTGTACCAAATATTGCAGTAAACAGGTATTCACCTGTAACAAATTGGAATGATCATCCCTTTGGTGCAGATGTATTTGAACCAGTTCCATGTACTCAAAAGAAGAAGCCTCCACCACGACCACCACCGCCAAGTGTATCAAAACAGCCAGACATCTCAGCTAAACCTACACACTTTATTCGTAGACCAACAGTCCTTTCAACACTTTTGTCTCGAAAAGGTAAAAATACAGTGAATAATCCCAGTGCAAACAACCAACATAAcagttttacaaattttaatagtgaagtggacactacaaaaatatttcccAAATGTGATAAGGCAAATGTGCAAACGGGGACACTGATAGACCTTTCATCACCACCCAGCTCACCTACTTTTACAACAAGGTCTAGCAGTGATGGTGTAAGTGTAGACAGTTTCGGATCAGATGCTACAACATCAACAAATCATCACAATGCGCTTAGTGGTGGAAATGCCTCTCAAGCTGAAAGTGGTTTTGAAGATGACTTTGATCTGTTCCTGCATTCTAGAAAACCATTGAATAAAGAGGATACACTGGATGATTTTTCGACTTTAGATCCATTTTCGGCTCCACTTGTTAATAAACCTCCACCagtaaataagtcattattttattctgaTTCTTTTGATACTTTAAGCAATGCTAGCAGCCAATACTCAGTTTCACAATTGAAAGGACCCACAATAATTCGTGCTAAGCCGGCAAGACCAAAGCCACCAGATAATTCAGCTTTATTGAAAAGTACATTTGGAAGTAGTTTTCAAATGACCTCAATGAATATAAACACCACAACTCCAATTCAAAAAATTAGCAATGGCTTTGTGGGTAATGTG GACACGAAGCAATTAAATTGGGACCATGAAGAATCTCCAGAAAGAGAACCCACTCCCCCCATGCCAACTATTCCTCCACCCCCACCTCCACCGATCATCGATGATGATTTACCAGTAGTGTGGCCGGAAGACATTCAGGTACTGGATTCACCTGAAGTATCTGATGAGGAAGAAGAACCTTACGCTATTGCGCTGTTCGATTACTTCACCGACCACCAAgaagatttatgtttttct gcAAACTCAAAGATAACTCTAATAAGACGAGTGAACGACGAATGGTTGTACGGACGATTGCGCGGTGGTTCCGAAGGTTTGTTCCCGTCCAATTATGTAGAGATCAAGGTTCCGCTGTCAAACGATATGCCATCGAACATCGGTGAAGCGATAGCCCTATACGACTTCGATCCAGTGCAATCAGGCGATCTTAGGTTTAATGTAGGCGATAAAATCACGATCCTCTCGAAAATAAGCGAAGAATGGTTTTTCGGCGACTGCAACGGCATACAGGGACAGTTTCCCGCCAACTACGTCCAAATGTGTTAG
- the LOC125071239 gene encoding abl interactor 1 isoform X2, with protein sequence MDLFKQGMKGPARPAPAVPNIAVNRYSPVTNWNDHPFGADVFEPVPCTQKKKPPPRPPPPSVSKQPDISAKPTHFIRRPTVLSTLLSRKGKNTVNNPSANNQHNSFTNFNSEVDTTKIFPKCDKANVQTGTLIDLSSPPSSPTFTTRSSSDGVSVDSFGSDATTSTNHHNALSGGNASQAESGFEDDFDLFLHSRKPLNKEDTLDDFSTLDPFSAPLVNKPPPVNKSLFYSDSFDTLSNASSQYSVSQLKGPTIIRAKPARPKPPDNSALLKSTFGSSFQMTSMNINTTTPIQKISNGFVGNVDTKQLNWDHEESPEREPTPPMPTIPPPPPPPIIDDDLPVVWPEDIQVLDSPEVSDEEEEPYAIALFDYFTDHQEDLCFSANSKITLIRRVNDEWLYGRLRGGSEGLFPSNYVEIKVPLSNDMPSNIGEAIALYDFDPVQSGDLRFNVGDKITILSKISEEWFFGDCNGIQGQFPANYVQMC encoded by the exons ATGGATCTATTTAAACAGG GTATGAAGGGCCCTGCAAGACCAGCTCCTGCTGTACCAAATATTGCAGTAAACAGGTATTCACCTGTAACAAATTGGAATGATCATCCCTTTGGTGCAGATGTATTTGAACCAGTTCCATGTACTCAAAAGAAGAAGCCTCCACCACGACCACCACCGCCAAGTGTATCAAAACAGCCAGACATCTCAGCTAAACCTACACACTTTATTCGTAGACCAACAGTCCTTTCAACACTTTTGTCTCGAAAAGGTAAAAATACAGTGAATAATCCCAGTGCAAACAACCAACATAAcagttttacaaattttaatagtgaagtggacactacaaaaatatttcccAAATGTGATAAGGCAAATGTGCAAACGGGGACACTGATAGACCTTTCATCACCACCCAGCTCACCTACTTTTACAACAAGGTCTAGCAGTGATGGTGTAAGTGTAGACAGTTTCGGATCAGATGCTACAACATCAACAAATCATCACAATGCGCTTAGTGGTGGAAATGCCTCTCAAGCTGAAAGTGGTTTTGAAGATGACTTTGATCTGTTCCTGCATTCTAGAAAACCATTGAATAAAGAGGATACACTGGATGATTTTTCGACTTTAGATCCATTTTCGGCTCCACTTGTTAATAAACCTCCACCagtaaataagtcattattttattctgaTTCTTTTGATACTTTAAGCAATGCTAGCAGCCAATACTCAGTTTCACAATTGAAAGGACCCACAATAATTCGTGCTAAGCCGGCAAGACCAAAGCCACCAGATAATTCAGCTTTATTGAAAAGTACATTTGGAAGTAGTTTTCAAATGACCTCAATGAATATAAACACCACAACTCCAATTCAAAAAATTAGCAATGGCTTTGTGGGTAATGTG GACACGAAGCAATTAAATTGGGACCATGAAGAATCTCCAGAAAGAGAACCCACTCCCCCCATGCCAACTATTCCTCCACCCCCACCTCCACCGATCATCGATGATGATTTACCAGTAGTGTGGCCGGAAGACATTCAGGTACTGGATTCACCTGAAGTATCTGATGAGGAAGAAGAACCTTACGCTATTGCGCTGTTCGATTACTTCACCGACCACCAAgaagatttatgtttttct gcAAACTCAAAGATAACTCTAATAAGACGAGTGAACGACGAATGGTTGTACGGACGATTGCGCGGTGGTTCCGAAGGTTTGTTCCCGTCCAATTATGTAGAGATCAAGGTTCCGCTGTCAAACGATATGCCATCGAACATCGGTGAAGCGATAGCCCTATACGACTTCGATCCAGTGCAATCAGGCGATCTTAGGTTTAATGTAGGCGATAAAATCACGATCCTCTCGAAAATAAGCGAAGAATGGTTTTTCGGCGACTGCAACGGCATACAGGGACAGTTTCCCGCCAACTACGTCCAAATGTGTTAG
- the LOC125071241 gene encoding F-box/WD repeat-containing protein 4 yields MCDHSILHMPLDVLINILKLLKTSDLRNLMLTCKTMKNLIINEGTLWRLICRKRLVLMNSKSELNTSWYKRCKISHNWCKGIYTNKVVIQHRTNYMPWLQFCDSERLYLSVGSDLKCYVIDKKGVAHAKTIWSLEVPIIKRMDIRTNDISRFIVKGNLIVCGNRDGCTAIYQFDDNRKLPNLLYFIKDCHQEGEVEVSAVEKIDNNVVTVSNSSPNVKFWQWTCDKNDLTVKSYKMDDSQVYCKQEIQLQNEIGCRCVTANKGEDKLAIGLNGNSKPLLLDVNTNNLLIWSVSTRNVKEVVRDVQWHDENCIAFVTHSGNLQIIDMRTSNVVFKTTDPFQSSLYCLKTDSNHAMLVGSSEYSRCVLFDTRTTRHVQMYFTQKKSSPVYSLDFDSTKLLAAADRGVAALNFNVSASKIQARDYSQTFEYVIR; encoded by the exons atgtGTGACCATTCGATACTGCATATGCCTTTAGATGTTTTGATaaacatattgaaattattaaaaacatcagaCCTCCGGAATCTGATGCTAACATGCAAaactatgaaaaatttaatcattaatgaGGGTACATTATGGAGATTGATATGTCGCAAGAGACTTGTTTTAATGAACAGTAAAAG tgaGCTGAATACTTCATGGTATAAAAGATGTAAAATATCACATAACTGGTGCAAAGGAATATACACAAATAAG gtTGTTATCCAACACAGAACTAACTACATGCCTTGGCTGCAGTTTTGTGATTCTGAGAGATTGTACCTATCAGTAGGTTCAGATCTAAAGTGTTATGTAATAGATAAGAAAGGTGTAGCTCATGCTAAGACTATATGGTCACTAGAAGTTCCAATCATTAAGAGAATGGATATTCGTACCAATGATATTTCAAGATTCATAGTTAAAGGCAATTTAATTGTATGCGGTAATAG AGATGGATGTACAGCAATATACCAATTTGATGATAATAGAAAATTGCccaatttgttatattttatcaaagatTGCCATCAAGAAGGAGAGGTAGAAGTATCTGCTGTtgaaaaaattgataataatgtgGTAACAGTTTCAAATAGTAGTCCAAATGTAAAATTCTGGCAATGGACATGTGATAAAAATGATCTCACAGTGAAATCATACAAAATGGATGATTCTCAAGTATATT GCAAACAAGAAATTCAATTACAAAATGAAATTGGCTGTAGATGCGTGACTGCCAACAAAGGAGAGGACAAATTGGCTATCGGTCTCAATGGAAATAGTAAGCCCCTTTTACTTGATGTCAATAC CAACAATCTCTTAATATGGAGTGTGTCGACGAGAAATGTTAAAGAAGTAGTGCGTGATGTACAATGGCATGATGAGAATTGTATAGCTTTTGTTACGCATTCAGGAAATCTGCAGATTATTGACATGAGAACTTCGAATgtg gttTTTAAAACAACAGATCCGTTCCAATCATctctatattgtttaaaaactgATTCCAATCACGCAATGTTAGTTGGCTCGTCAGAATATTCGCGGTGTGTTCTTTTTGACACACGGACCACGCGACACGTACAA atGTATTTCACTCAGAAAAAGTCGTCTCCGGTGTACAGTCTAGATTTCGATTCAACAAAACTACTAGCCGCAGCAGATCGTGGAGTGGCCGCTTTAAATTTCAATGTCAGTGCGTCCAAAATTCAAGCACGGGATTACTCTCAGACTTTTGAATATGTAATAAGATag
- the LOC125071606 gene encoding uncharacterized protein LOC125071606: MFRKGLFRIFQTAYKTNSKRNIVKIRNVTPITLGLVTTAFCDDKSKEFELSWDADSLEHDFLIRQATTINVNAATQLLTVTLVAIQDTSERLREALTSEICLVKQALEWGDNGTPPHHWDQLVAVRGSLCDLKHNLRTLFSYMDYAEKLATTAAEISYLSGNIVASDAICERIDHACRACNTQKQLTHELQQESLELQQQAIISAPHLEEKLKTESQNDKNKNLKE, translated from the exons ATGTTTAGAAAAGGACTATTTCGAATATTTCAAACTGCTTATAAAACAAATAGCAAgagaaatattgtaaaaatacggAATGTAACACCGATAACTTTAGGGCTTGTAACTACCGCTTTTTGCGACGATAAGTCTAAAGAATTTGAATTATCTTGGGATGCAGATAGCTTAGAACATGACTTTCTTATTCGACAAGCTACCACTATTAACGTCAACGCTGCAACACAATTGCTTACTGTTACTTTAGTTGCTATTCAAGACACTAGCGAAAG ATTAAGAGAAGCTTTGACTTCAGAGATTTGTTTAGTAAAACAAGCTCTTGAGTGGGGAGACAATGGTACTCCACCGCATCATTGGGATCAGTTAGTAGCTGTCCGTGGCTCCTTATGTGATCTTAAACACAACCTACGAACACTtttta GTTATATGGACTATGCAGAAAAATTAGCAACTACTGCTGCAGAAATATCATACTTATCGGGGAACATAGTAGCTTCTGATGCTATATGTGAAAGAATTGATCATGCATGCAG agCTTGTAACACTCAAAAACAATTAACACATGAGTTGCAGCAAGAGAGCTTGGAGTTACAGCAGCAGGCCATTATAAGTGCACCCCACCTTGAAGAAAAATTGAAAACAGAATcacaaaatgataaaaataaaaatttaaaagaataa